In Candidatus Methylomirabilis tolerans, one DNA window encodes the following:
- a CDS encoding HNH endonuclease, which produces MSAYLYTWNPKRWKWADQPEAICRIGDGEQYDIYWSCGNTKKTVVGDIFFLIKLGVEPKGIIGCGYISSFPYSLPHWDEEKARQGLSALRTDLLFKVLSEKPIISIEQLQERYPAYNWSPQASGLSVPEPIASELFSEIQQSPAFGFPIPTTNEVRLYAEGKSKTVTSKTYDRSPHARQACIEHYGYTCCVCGFNFEKVYGVLGENYIEVHHLKPVADIGKEYLIDPIKDLRPVCANCHRMLHKQRPPLAVEELLAHNPALQGTLSDKAAQRP; this is translated from the coding sequence ATGAGCGCTTATCTCTACACATGGAACCCAAAGCGGTGGAAGTGGGCTGACCAACCTGAAGCAATTTGTCGCATCGGGGATGGCGAGCAATACGACATTTACTGGAGTTGCGGCAACACTAAGAAGACTGTCGTCGGTGACATCTTCTTCCTCATCAAGCTTGGCGTAGAGCCCAAGGGAATTATCGGCTGCGGCTATATCTCTTCATTCCCCTACTCGCTCCCTCATTGGGACGAAGAGAAGGCAAGGCAAGGATTGTCCGCGCTACGAACTGATCTGTTGTTCAAGGTGCTATCCGAGAAGCCCATTATCTCCATCGAACAGCTACAGGAGAGGTATCCCGCATACAACTGGTCGCCACAAGCCAGTGGTTTATCGGTTCCAGAACCCATCGCCAGCGAACTCTTTTCAGAGATTCAGCAAAGCCCGGCATTCGGTTTCCCGATCCCAACGACAAACGAGGTACGGCTATACGCGGAAGGCAAGAGCAAAACGGTCACATCAAAGACCTATGACAGAAGCCCTCATGCGCGCCAAGCATGTATTGAGCACTACGGCTATACATGTTGCGTTTGCGGTTTCAATTTTGAAAAAGTCTATGGGGTGCTTGGCGAGAACTACATAGAGGTTCATCACTTGAAGCCGGTTGCCGACATAGGCAAGGAATACTTGATCGACCCCATCAAAGACCTAAGGCCGGTTTGCGCAAACTGCCACCGCATGCTTCATAAACAGCGGCCACCTCTCGCAGTCGAGGAGCTGCTCGCGCATAACCCTGCGCTCCAGGGAACGCTGTCCGATAAAGCCGCGCAGCGCCCCTAA
- a CDS encoding Rieske 2Fe-2S domain-containing protein, protein MPKPGSSPESIDNSPDKGRISRRVLLGTGWCGFLLSIVGPALANIRFLFPNVVYEGPTLLKVGRPEDYASGTITFLDEQRLFIMRDPEGLRALSAICTHLRCTTGPFMPPTAEWKEDHSRCPCHGSIFAKDGRVLQGPAPRPLEFYRVSLAPDGRLVVDTAAVVDKGDVLKV, encoded by the coding sequence ATGCCGAAACCTGGGTCCTCGCCTGAGTCGATCGACAACAGTCCGGACAAGGGACGGATCTCGCGCCGCGTCCTGCTGGGGACAGGCTGGTGCGGGTTCCTGCTCTCCATCGTGGGCCCCGCCCTGGCCAACATCCGCTTCCTCTTCCCCAACGTCGTATACGAGGGCCCCACACTGCTCAAGGTGGGACGCCCGGAGGACTACGCGTCGGGAACGATCACGTTCCTGGATGAGCAACGGCTCTTCATCATGCGGGACCCCGAGGGGCTCCGGGCGCTGTCGGCCATCTGCACGCACCTGCGGTGCACCACCGGACCCTTTATGCCGCCGACCGCCGAGTGGAAGGAGGACCACTCGCGCTGCCCGTGCCACGGCAGCATTTTCGCCAAGGACGGCCGGGTCCTCCAGGGACCGGCCCCAAGGCCTCTCGAGTTCTATCGGGTCAGCCTCGCCCCGGATGGCCGCCTTGTGGTCGATACGGCTGCCGTCGTAGACAAGGGGGATGTGTTGAAGGTGTAG
- a CDS encoding NAD-dependent epimerase/dehydratase family protein: MNGLVLVAGATGHVGGRLWRRLEQEGRRVRCLGRLAHIVV, encoded by the coding sequence ATGAACGGTCTCGTTCTCGTCGCGGGCGCCACCGGTCACGTCGGGGGACGGCTCTGGCGCCGGCTCGAACAGGAAGGTCGGCGGGTACGCTGCCTCGGGCGGCTCGCCCACATCGTTGTATGA
- a CDS encoding type II toxin-antitoxin system PemK/MazF family toxin, with amino-acid sequence MVPISTTDSQARRGPTAVPLPAGAGGLKKDSVALCHQVTTLDRSKLTSLAGVLPPELLAKVGDGLRIAQDLS; translated from the coding sequence GTGGTCCCCATTTCCACAACCGACTCCCAGGCGCGACGTGGACCGACCGCCGTACCGCTCCCGGCAGGGGCGGGCGGCTTGAAGAAGGATAGCGTTGCGCTTTGCCACCAAGTCACGACGCTTGATCGAAGCAAGTTGACTTCGCTCGCCGGGGTACTTCCACCCGAACTTCTCGCCAAGGTTGGTGACGGTTTAAGAATCGCACAGGATCTGTCGTAG
- a CDS encoding cbb3-type cytochrome c oxidase subunit II, whose product MSRRWVWAFAVLGVFNGLLFLVALWRDYDREWKRYQTAFFALEGRKARTAREEEAVKARRHEFIQVAVAGTARVDRCMMCHLGIEDQRFADAPQPFRSHPEIPRHPFERFGCTVCHGGQDMATTKADAHGRVPFWEEPLLEGEYRQAACGGCHLGADVPGAPLLAQGRQLYLQRGCVACHRIRGMGGMVGPDLTFVGSRKHDPEWYIRHFKDPQATVPGSTMPPFKHLPEEELKALTVYMLSLREMPSALLPAPRTAAASETR is encoded by the coding sequence ATGAGTCGGCGCTGGGTGTGGGCCTTCGCTGTGTTGGGCGTCTTCAACGGGCTCCTCTTCCTGGTTGCCCTCTGGCGCGACTATGACCGGGAGTGGAAGCGCTACCAGACGGCCTTCTTCGCCCTCGAGGGCCGCAAGGCGCGAACGGCCCGGGAGGAAGAGGCCGTGAAGGCCCGCCGGCACGAGTTCATTCAGGTCGCCGTGGCGGGGACGGCCAGGGTGGACCGGTGCATGATGTGCCACCTCGGCATCGAGGATCAGCGGTTTGCCGACGCGCCGCAGCCGTTCCGGAGCCACCCGGAGATCCCGAGACATCCCTTCGAACGCTTCGGGTGTACCGTCTGCCACGGGGGGCAGGACATGGCCACGACGAAGGCCGATGCCCACGGGCGTGTCCCGTTCTGGGAGGAGCCGCTGCTGGAGGGGGAGTACCGGCAGGCTGCCTGCGGCGGCTGTCACCTCGGCGCCGACGTACCGGGCGCACCGCTGCTGGCCCAGGGGCGGCAACTCTACCTCCAGCGGGGCTGCGTCGCATGTCACCGGATCCGCGGCATGGGCGGGATGGTCGGGCCGGACCTGACGTTCGTGGGGAGCCGCAAGCACGATCCAGAATGGTACATACGACACTTCAAGGACCCGCAGGCCACGGTGCCAGGCTCGACTATGCCCCCCTTCAAACATCTGCCGGAGGAGGAGCTGAAGGCGTTGACGGTCTATATGCTAAGTCTGCGCGAGATGCCGTCGGCCCTCCTCCCGGCGCCCCGAACGGCGGCAGCCTCTGAGACGCGATGA
- a CDS encoding BrnA antitoxin family protein, whose translation MASRKPLISADGEVRELTAEDMTKFKPAAEVLPASLRKKLGVRGPQKTPTKERITIRLSREVVERFRESGEGWQTRVDAALREWLKNHSPA comes from the coding sequence ATGGCAAGCCGCAAGCCACTGATTAGTGCAGACGGCGAAGTTCGTGAACTAACCGCCGAAGATATGACGAAATTCAAGCCGGCCGCTGAGGTACTACCGGCATCGCTCAGAAAGAAACTGGGTGTGCGTGGCCCTCAGAAAACTCCAACAAAAGAGCGCATCACCATTCGGTTATCGCGGGAAGTGGTGGAACGTTTCCGCGAAAGTGGAGAGGGTTGGCAAACTCGCGTTGATGCCGCTTTACGCGAGTGGCTCAAGAATCATTCTCCGGCGTAA
- a CDS encoding cytochrome b N-terminal domain-containing protein — protein MMTDGRTSGIIHRVTGSRLWKSVFRHGYPATDLDRMSAMFTNFFLHLLPAKVHPNSLRLTYTWALGMVTFYLMVIQFVTGFLLMFFYIPVTDLAYHNMKDLQFAVSFGLLLRNMHRWAAHGMVALVFLHMGRVFYTASYRPPREFNWTMGVLLWLVTLFLSFTGYLLPWDQLAFWAITVGTSIAGYPPWIGETIRTLMLGGHQVGQGALLRFYVLHVAILPAMLCLLVAIHFWRVRKDGGLSRPEGPSPKSTAIPVAGGRFVPGPQKTYTLMEVVRGTSPMVGAQRPEDEVPAWPHLLFRLIVLFQVVLGVVVLLAIVFDAPLEELANPTHPPNPAKAPWYFLGLQELVSYSALVGGVVIPGLLVLGLMGIPYIDRAREGEGIWFTSALGKRIAAWSFVGTIPYTMGLLFLNARFGVRRFAPEAPQGVVDLLNPATLLLAAIVAFSVIVGWRTGSRRMAAIALFSAFVSAYVLLMIIGTCFRGPNWDWALPWL, from the coding sequence ATGATGACAGACGGACGGACGAGCGGAATCATTCATCGCGTGACTGGGAGCCGACTGTGGAAGTCGGTCTTTCGGCACGGCTATCCGGCCACGGATCTGGACCGGATGTCCGCCATGTTCACCAACTTCTTCCTCCACCTCCTCCCGGCCAAGGTCCATCCGAACAGCCTGCGCCTTACCTACACCTGGGCCCTGGGGATGGTCACCTTCTATCTCATGGTCATCCAGTTCGTGACCGGTTTTCTCCTGATGTTCTTTTACATCCCGGTCACGGACCTGGCCTACCACAACATGAAGGACCTCCAGTTTGCCGTCTCCTTCGGCCTCCTCCTTCGCAACATGCACCGCTGGGCGGCCCACGGGATGGTGGCGCTGGTGTTCCTCCATATGGGCCGCGTCTTCTACACGGCCTCGTATCGCCCGCCTCGCGAGTTCAACTGGACCATGGGCGTCCTCCTCTGGCTGGTGACGCTGTTCCTCAGTTTCACGGGGTACCTCCTCCCGTGGGATCAGCTTGCCTTCTGGGCCATCACGGTGGGTACGAGCATTGCCGGCTACCCCCCCTGGATCGGGGAGACTATCCGGACGCTGATGCTCGGCGGCCATCAGGTCGGGCAGGGCGCCCTGCTGCGCTTCTACGTGCTCCACGTTGCGATCCTTCCCGCGATGCTCTGCCTCCTCGTAGCGATCCACTTCTGGCGGGTGCGGAAGGACGGCGGCCTCTCTCGGCCGGAGGGCCCGTCTCCCAAGAGCACCGCCATCCCGGTCGCCGGGGGGCGGTTCGTTCCCGGGCCGCAGAAGACCTATACCCTGATGGAGGTTGTGCGCGGAACCTCGCCGATGGTGGGGGCGCAGAGGCCGGAGGACGAGGTCCCCGCCTGGCCCCACCTCCTCTTCCGGTTGATCGTTCTCTTCCAGGTCGTGCTGGGCGTTGTCGTCCTCCTGGCCATCGTGTTTGACGCCCCCCTGGAAGAGCTGGCCAACCCCACGCACCCGCCGAACCCGGCCAAGGCGCCCTGGTACTTCCTGGGCCTGCAGGAGTTGGTGAGCTACTCGGCCCTGGTGGGGGGCGTGGTGATCCCCGGCCTCCTGGTCCTGGGTCTGATGGGTATCCCGTACATCGACCGCGCGCGGGAGGGGGAGGGGATATGGTTCACGTCGGCCCTTGGGAAGCGGATCGCGGCATGGTCCTTCGTGGGGACGATCCCGTACACCATGGGCCTCCTGTTCCTGAACGCTCGCTTCGGCGTGCGGCGATTCGCCCCTGAGGCCCCGCAGGGGGTCGTGGACCTGCTCAACCCGGCCACGCTGCTCCTGGCTGCCATCGTCGCCTTCTCAGTCATCGTCGGCTGGCGCACCGGCTCGCGCCGGATGGCAGCCATCGCCCTCTTCTCGGCCTTTGTCTCGGCCTACGTGCTCCTGATGATCATCGGGACGTGCTTTCGCGGTCCCAACTGGGACTGGGCGCTGCCATGGCTTTGA
- a CDS encoding type II toxin-antitoxin system PemK/MazF family toxin, translated as MKRGEVYWASLSPRSGSEQQGTRPVIVVSHDAFNQTPG; from the coding sequence GTGAAGCGAGGCGAGGTGTATTGGGCCAGCCTTTCCCCACGGTCCGGATCCGAACAACAAGGCACCAGGCCGGTCATCGTCGTGTCGCACGATGCGTTCAACCAGACCCCGGGGTGA